The Prevotella sp. E9-3 genome has a window encoding:
- a CDS encoding alpha-L-arabinofuranosidase C-terminal domain-containing protein, translating to MKTNKCFTAVVLTALMATSIQAQNHSVTITTAKAKKVSRMIYGWHYEEIGNIGEGGLYAEMVRNRGFEEANLPGGLVIENGQYKDVPNPGHPNKRVYQIDPLVGWVTTPLSNSPIRITCTDRHPLNDQNPHSMAVNVISNDLGRAAIHNRGYNGMAFKQGVACRLSFYARTESYEGTVAFRLSDEEGRAVSEAKSFTIGKGQWTKYECELVPTKNIAAGMLTIVPSQRGRFQLDMVSMFPSDTYDGGRSVFRADVLQNLIDYRPHFLRFPGGCIVHGVNEETMYHWKKTIGDITQRPGQWCKWEPHYRTDGLGYHEFYELCEYMGCDAMYVTPTGMACTEWVHRDDQHHFFHKETDVNYYINDLLDAIEYAIGPVDSRWGAERAKNGHPEPFPLKYVEIGNEDFGPVYYEKYHQIYSAVKQRYPQLRFIANSPLGTDGEKERFMDEFIDRSEVEIYDEHYYKDIPWAVKNFHKYDVYKRRGIDIFVGELGIQSNGVGGPSGRYPGSILAEGIFKMGLERNGNMNPIMADRPLMRNWESIDHNDMQPLILNSSTVSARTFNYYLCKMLRDNPVDQVFDVANSEGEQTLFVTAGRDLQRKQMVVKIINLSEQPQAFELKTDKNFKNRQTEVLTLTATPDQRVTPLTPDAVSTVTTTTTVSKGDKITLPGNAFVIYRISL from the coding sequence ATGAAGACAAACAAATGTTTTACCGCCGTAGTGCTGACAGCACTGATGGCCACTAGCATCCAGGCCCAGAACCATAGTGTGACCATCACCACGGCAAAGGCAAAGAAGGTGTCGCGCATGATCTATGGCTGGCACTACGAAGAGATAGGAAATATCGGCGAGGGCGGACTCTATGCCGAGATGGTACGCAACCGTGGTTTCGAGGAAGCCAACCTCCCCGGAGGACTTGTCATCGAGAACGGACAGTATAAGGACGTGCCCAATCCTGGGCACCCCAACAAGCGCGTCTATCAGATAGACCCGCTGGTGGGATGGGTTACCACACCGCTGTCCAACAGTCCCATACGCATCACCTGCACCGACCGACACCCGCTGAACGACCAGAACCCGCACTCGATGGCTGTCAACGTCATCAGTAACGACCTGGGGCGTGCCGCCATCCACAACCGGGGCTACAACGGCATGGCTTTCAAGCAGGGCGTGGCCTGCCGCCTGTCGTTCTATGCCCGTACCGAGAGCTACGAGGGTACCGTCGCCTTCCGACTCTCCGACGAGGAGGGACGGGCCGTGTCGGAAGCTAAGTCGTTCACCATCGGGAAGGGCCAATGGACGAAATACGAGTGTGAACTCGTGCCGACAAAGAACATTGCTGCCGGCATGCTCACCATCGTTCCCTCGCAGCGCGGACGCTTCCAGTTAGACATGGTGTCGATGTTCCCGTCGGACACCTACGACGGCGGACGCTCAGTGTTCCGTGCCGACGTGCTGCAGAACCTCATCGACTACCGTCCCCACTTCCTGCGCTTCCCTGGCGGCTGCATCGTCCATGGCGTTAACGAGGAGACGATGTACCACTGGAAGAAGACCATCGGCGACATAACCCAGAGGCCTGGACAGTGGTGCAAGTGGGAGCCTCACTACCGTACCGACGGACTGGGCTACCATGAGTTCTACGAGCTGTGCGAATACATGGGCTGCGATGCCATGTATGTTACCCCGACGGGCATGGCCTGCACGGAATGGGTGCACCGCGACGACCAGCATCATTTCTTCCACAAGGAGACCGACGTGAACTATTATATCAACGACCTGCTCGACGCCATCGAATATGCCATAGGGCCTGTCGACAGCCGATGGGGAGCCGAGCGCGCCAAGAACGGACATCCCGAACCCTTCCCGCTGAAGTATGTCGAGATAGGCAACGAGGACTTCGGTCCTGTCTATTACGAGAAGTACCACCAGATCTACTCGGCAGTGAAGCAGCGCTATCCACAGCTGCGCTTCATCGCCAACAGCCCGCTGGGCACCGATGGCGAGAAAGAGCGCTTCATGGATGAGTTCATAGACAGGAGCGAGGTGGAAATCTATGACGAGCACTACTACAAGGACATTCCATGGGCCGTAAAAAATTTCCATAAGTACGATGTATACAAGCGGCGCGGCATTGACATCTTCGTCGGTGAGCTGGGCATACAGAGCAATGGCGTGGGCGGACCGTCGGGCCGCTACCCGGGCAGCATCCTGGCCGAGGGCATTTTCAAGATGGGACTGGAGCGCAACGGCAACATGAACCCCATCATGGCCGACCGCCCACTGATGCGCAACTGGGAATCCATAGACCACAACGACATGCAGCCGCTAATACTCAACAGCAGCACGGTGAGCGCCCGCACGTTCAATTACTATCTGTGCAAGATGCTGCGTGACAACCCCGTGGACCAGGTATTCGACGTGGCCAACAGTGAGGGCGAGCAGACGCTCTTCGTCACCGCAGGTCGCGACCTGCAGCGCAAGCAGATGGTGGTGAAGATCATCAATCTGAGCGAACAGCCTCAGGCGTTTGAACTGAAAACCGACAAGAACTTCAAGAATCGCCAGACGGAAGTTCTGACCCTCACTGCCACACCCGACCAGCGGGTGACGCCGCTGACTCCCGATGCTGTCAGCACAGTCACTACGACAACTACTGTCAGCAAGGGTGATAAGATTACCCTGCCCGGCAACGCATTCGTCATCTACAGAATAAGCCTATGA
- a CDS encoding family 43 glycosylhydrolase, giving the protein MTSKKTTLFFKTGMLAAMLMAWPAASAPTIGDAPYGQARTADRHTRLPLATEPVMDYWMRDTWMTLGPDGYYYMTGTTADPTRVFPGQTHCWDWNDGIYVFRSKDMKEWTPLGRVWSLDDDGTWQREAKVFGEDERYPKRSLNGDVMDNRFRAVWAPELHYLKSQKCWFIVACMNNSKTGGKGSFVLRSTTGGPEGPYVNIEANEEEPLFDNIDGSLFEDEDGTVYFIGHNHYIARMKADMSGLDEPLRRMQEIAYHPEPYIEGAFICKEGGRYHLVQAIWSHRLDDGTATYCPAVDDNRTRYSYDCIIASADNIYGPYGPRYNAITGGGHNNLFRDKQGQWWATIFFNPRGAQAKEYKQTCRPGVVPMKFRKGRFAIDYKRVTKKK; this is encoded by the coding sequence ATGACAAGCAAAAAGACAACGCTATTCTTCAAGACTGGCATGCTGGCCGCCATGCTCATGGCATGGCCTGCGGCCTCGGCACCGACCATCGGCGACGCCCCCTACGGACAGGCACGCACCGCCGACCGCCATACGCGCCTGCCACTAGCCACGGAGCCCGTGATGGACTACTGGATGCGCGACACATGGATGACGCTGGGCCCCGACGGCTACTACTACATGACGGGCACGACTGCCGACCCCACAAGGGTATTTCCCGGTCAGACGCACTGCTGGGACTGGAACGACGGCATCTACGTGTTCCGCTCTAAGGACATGAAGGAGTGGACACCGTTGGGCCGCGTGTGGTCGCTCGACGACGACGGCACCTGGCAGCGTGAAGCCAAGGTGTTTGGGGAGGACGAACGCTACCCTAAGCGCTCGCTCAACGGCGACGTGATGGACAACCGCTTCCGAGCTGTGTGGGCACCCGAGCTGCACTACCTGAAAAGTCAGAAGTGCTGGTTCATCGTGGCCTGCATGAACAATTCGAAGACGGGCGGCAAGGGCTCGTTTGTGCTCAGGAGCACGACGGGCGGCCCCGAGGGTCCCTACGTGAACATCGAGGCCAACGAGGAGGAACCGCTGTTCGACAATATCGACGGCTCGCTGTTTGAAGATGAAGACGGAACGGTCTATTTCATAGGCCACAACCACTATATAGCCAGGATGAAAGCCGACATGTCGGGGCTGGACGAACCGCTGCGCAGGATGCAGGAGATAGCCTATCATCCTGAACCATACATCGAAGGGGCCTTCATCTGCAAGGAAGGGGGACGCTATCACCTGGTGCAGGCTATATGGTCGCACCGTCTCGACGACGGGACGGCCACCTACTGCCCCGCAGTAGATGACAACCGCACCCGCTACAGCTACGACTGCATCATCGCATCGGCCGACAATATCTATGGTCCATACGGGCCCCGCTATAACGCCATCACCGGCGGCGGGCACAACAACCTGTTCCGCGACAAGCAGGGGCAGTGGTGGGCCACCATCTTCTTCAATCCACGGGGCGCTCAGGCCAAGGAGTACAAACAGACATGCCGACCGGGCGTGGTGCCTATGAAGTTCAGGAAGGGACGCTTCGCCATCGACTATAAGAGAGTAACGAAAAAAAAATGA
- a CDS encoding family 43 glycosylhydrolase has translation MTILTATAQQGFVNPVHNMRDGCVERHRGYFYIMGEETKGTISRSKDMVSWSNPVKAVTTDGATWLNDPQWTQANTYKQVQAGDLIYRNGVWHSYFNGIGHCYCDEPQGNYKEQTLTEPFDDYGIDVQVFQDEDGEIYWVKKRNPTDPHPMTRAASNIDGPEVWAFRMNSPFSRWDITEGRVQMTHQRGHPTSLNHINFEGPELARYHDKYYIFYAVNRMGPRSGMYQVGCAISDQPMNFNNSKKLPHPVITRNTEQQLIDYKPIAPTAEHGGWDARYTMSQPSGSWTSADYDDSSWKQGQGGFGYQEFDLFSGTTMTNARVRARKTFWKTTNIYIRRTFTLDEVPSHMGMKLWVNGTATFYINGHDFKVTSSNNTYSVRMIDPSWLKPGENIVAVAGVSSNTSNTSQQLIDFGFYDTGDEDMYPVMIGPAQPNFTAGPNGFERWMVYKSYIEGQQKQSIDRIHFYGQEPVVEATVKGSAGYHPAPAQPTIINYLDYALYYPFRFLGGSEWKVAEKVMAPTAATGGELLLRKPAEANYRFEVPLRLQGSNDWGGAYAYYKDEQNWVRVEIGREGKWRLTNSIDGTVTTAEKPLPAKFRFLEDHPLVAGYAEPWHTLTIYKNVDRLHVMLDEFNLTIGGDAVIGHSGAGTVGLVASSPTVSFDAIQYTVGWDEWNSHVLGWTPQGGTWTVDDGGLSQQSTEAVEALALKGDPAWNYEFSAYMTTDGLATAGEAGFYPVYADGQNYVRATINYGKKALDITSCEQGIVTSQQTVPLNHKTMRQYSFTPSSTYPTNSYIYELRNETEVSGIDVLWLEGPYPYLNQTFDLPTKVLVMAREGSSWKQVEATLQGEPKLGVMNTYTFAPVKTSAVRLYLTPKSGTHARPFCIYVHEDMAAGYHLRARRERDGVRIMVDGQLMATVQGNWQPSVPALATKGLAAHFNNILCYQTGGIRVESISIAETGCTVGKSQQLKATILPADATNTMLSWVSSNPDVLSVDDNGIITRHAEGAVTITAYAADGGSAKGSVVVGDATKVESVMTVPTWHKRALTYNLAGQRTAKRKGVFIVDGKKNITK, from the coding sequence ATGACAATACTGACCGCGACGGCCCAGCAGGGCTTTGTCAATCCCGTGCATAACATGCGTGACGGCTGCGTAGAACGTCATCGTGGCTATTTCTATATCATGGGTGAAGAGACGAAGGGCACCATCTCCAGATCAAAGGACATGGTGTCGTGGTCCAATCCTGTGAAAGCGGTAACCACCGACGGTGCCACATGGCTGAACGACCCGCAGTGGACGCAGGCAAATACTTATAAACAGGTGCAGGCGGGCGACCTGATCTACCGTAATGGTGTATGGCACAGCTACTTCAACGGCATTGGCCATTGCTACTGCGACGAACCGCAGGGCAACTATAAAGAGCAGACGCTGACGGAGCCCTTCGACGACTACGGCATTGATGTGCAGGTATTCCAGGACGAAGACGGTGAGATATACTGGGTGAAGAAGCGCAACCCTACCGACCCGCATCCCATGACACGTGCTGCCAGCAATATTGACGGGCCTGAGGTGTGGGCTTTCCGCATGAACTCGCCTTTCTCGCGCTGGGACATCACCGAGGGCAGAGTGCAGATGACTCACCAGCGCGGACACCCCACCAGCCTGAATCATATCAACTTCGAGGGTCCGGAGTTAGCGCGCTACCATGACAAATACTATATATTCTATGCTGTGAACCGCATGGGACCACGCTCGGGCATGTACCAGGTGGGGTGCGCCATCAGCGACCAGCCCATGAACTTCAACAACTCGAAGAAGCTGCCACATCCGGTGATCACCCGCAACACCGAACAGCAGCTCATTGACTATAAGCCCATCGCCCCTACGGCCGAGCATGGCGGTTGGGATGCACGGTACACCATGAGCCAGCCTTCGGGCAGCTGGACATCCGCCGACTATGACGACTCGTCATGGAAGCAAGGTCAGGGCGGTTTCGGCTATCAGGAGTTTGATTTGTTTTCCGGAACGACGATGACCAATGCCAGGGTGCGTGCCCGCAAGACTTTCTGGAAGACCACCAATATCTACATACGGCGCACGTTCACACTCGATGAGGTGCCCTCGCACATGGGCATGAAACTTTGGGTGAACGGTACGGCGACCTTCTATATCAACGGTCACGACTTCAAGGTGACATCATCCAACAATACCTATTCCGTACGTATGATAGACCCGTCGTGGCTGAAGCCAGGAGAGAATATCGTGGCAGTGGCAGGAGTGAGCTCCAACACATCGAATACCAGCCAGCAGCTCATCGACTTCGGCTTCTACGACACGGGCGACGAGGATATGTATCCCGTGATGATCGGTCCGGCACAGCCCAACTTCACTGCCGGCCCCAACGGCTTTGAGCGGTGGATGGTTTACAAGTCTTATATCGAAGGGCAGCAGAAACAGAGTATCGACCGCATACACTTCTACGGCCAGGAACCCGTGGTGGAGGCAACAGTGAAAGGGTCGGCAGGCTACCATCCTGCACCGGCACAGCCCACCATTATCAACTATCTCGACTATGCGCTGTACTATCCGTTCCGTTTCCTGGGCGGATCGGAATGGAAAGTTGCCGAGAAGGTGATGGCACCAACGGCTGCCACGGGCGGCGAGCTGCTGCTGCGAAAACCCGCCGAGGCCAACTACCGCTTCGAAGTGCCTCTGCGACTGCAGGGCAGCAACGACTGGGGCGGTGCCTATGCCTACTATAAGGATGAACAGAACTGGGTGCGCGTGGAGATAGGACGTGAAGGCAAGTGGCGACTGACCAACAGCATAGATGGAACAGTCACCACGGCTGAGAAGCCCCTGCCCGCCAAGTTCCGCTTCCTGGAAGACCACCCGTTGGTGGCCGGCTATGCCGAGCCATGGCACACACTGACCATATATAAGAACGTGGACCGGCTTCACGTGATGCTCGACGAGTTCAACCTGACCATTGGCGGCGATGCCGTGATAGGACACAGCGGCGCAGGAACAGTGGGACTGGTGGCTTCGTCGCCGACGGTGAGTTTTGATGCCATACAATATACCGTGGGCTGGGACGAATGGAACAGTCATGTGCTGGGGTGGACGCCCCAGGGTGGCACGTGGACAGTGGATGATGGCGGACTGTCGCAGCAGTCGACGGAAGCTGTCGAGGCCCTCGCACTGAAGGGCGACCCAGCATGGAACTATGAGTTCTCTGCCTATATGACTACCGACGGCCTGGCTACGGCAGGCGAGGCAGGTTTCTATCCTGTCTATGCCGATGGACAGAACTATGTGCGTGCCACCATCAATTACGGCAAGAAGGCACTGGACATCACATCGTGCGAACAGGGCATCGTGACCAGCCAGCAGACGGTTCCATTGAACCATAAGACCATGCGGCAGTATTCGTTCACGCCATCATCGACTTATCCCACCAACTCGTACATCTACGAGCTGCGCAACGAGACGGAGGTGTCGGGCATCGACGTGCTGTGGCTGGAAGGACCCTATCCCTATCTGAACCAGACATTCGACTTGCCCACGAAAGTGCTTGTGATGGCAAGGGAAGGCAGTTCGTGGAAGCAAGTGGAGGCAACGCTGCAGGGCGAGCCGAAGCTGGGCGTGATGAACACCTACACGTTTGCACCGGTGAAGACCTCGGCAGTAAGACTTTACCTGACGCCCAAGTCGGGAACGCATGCACGTCCGTTCTGCATCTATGTTCATGAAGACATGGCGGCGGGCTATCACCTGAGGGCACGGCGTGAGCGCGACGGCGTGAGGATCATGGTTGACGGCCAGCTCATGGCCACGGTACAGGGCAACTGGCAGCCGTCGGTGCCCGCACTGGCAACGAAGGGCCTGGCCGCTCACTTCAACAACATACTCTGCTACCAGACAGGGGGTATCAGGGTGGAAAGCATCAGCATAGCCGAGACGGGGTGCACTGTAGGCAAAAGCCAGCAGCTGAAGGCCACCATCCTGCCTGCCGATGCCACTAATACGATGCTAAGCTGGGTGAGCAGCAACCCCGACGTGCTGTCAGTCGATGACAACGGCATCATCACCCGCCATGCCGAAGGGGCAGTTACCATCACTGCCTATGCTGCCGACGGTGGTTCGGCCAAGGGCAGCGTGGTCGTCGGCGATGCCACGAAGGTGGAGAGCGTGATGACTGTCCCCACCTGGCACAAGAGGGCACTGACCTACAATCTGGCAGGGCAGCGTACGGCGAAAAGAAAAGGGGTATTCATCGTTGACGGGAAAAAAAACATTACAAAATGA